The proteins below are encoded in one region of Rhodothermales bacterium:
- a CDS encoding DUF3276 family protein has protein sequence MADYDDTGRDSRDEIYSKRVPAGRRTYFFDVKTTRSGEDFFITITESKRVDEGRYEKHKVFLYKEDFGKFAAALHEAIGYIRENHLPDYDFRDLPEVEMSYDDDEG, from the coding sequence ATGGCCGATTACGACGACACCGGGCGCGACAGCCGCGACGAGATCTACTCCAAGCGGGTGCCGGCCGGGCGCCGGACCTACTTCTTCGACGTAAAGACGACCCGCTCCGGCGAGGACTTCTTCATCACGATCACCGAGAGTAAGCGCGTCGACGAAGGACGGTACGAGAAGCACAAGGTCTTCCTCTATAAAGAGGACTTCGGCAAGTTCGCCGCCGCGCTCCACGAGGCCATCGGGTACATCCGCGAGAACCACCTCCCGGACTACGACTTCCGCGACCTCCCCGAAGTCGAGATGAGCTACGACGACGACGAGGGCTGA